The genomic segment TAATCAGGCAGGAAAAATGGTTTTGCGGCGCCAACGTCTTTGCATCCAGCGCCAACATCGCCATTTGCACAGTTTCACGCTCTTCCCAAGGCTCAGACCAGCCGCGCGCTTGTGAGCCTTCCCAAGCAGTATATTCAATATCAAGAATAATCAGGGTGCGACACTCAGGTGAAATATCTAACAACACAAAAAACTTTCTATGACTTAAAGGGGCGAAATGCTAGAAGAAGCCAAATTTCCTCTTACAAGAATGATCTTCTATGACTGAAAAATTTAGTGAAATCAACAAAGACACATTGCGTGTCATGCTCACCGCTTTTTACGATGATGTGCAAAAAGACGAGATGATCGGCCCGATTTTCACCAAAAAGATCGGCACAACTGAGGAAGACTGGGCCCCGCATATGGAACGTGTGGTCAAATTCTGGACCTCTGTTTTACTCAACAGTAAGGAATATGGCGGTGGCTTTATGATCAAACATGCCGCCTTGCCAAAACTGGAAATGGACCATTTCAGACGCTGGATGGAAATCTTTATGCGCGCGGTTGAGCAACATTTTGCCACATCTCAATCCATTGAGATCACCATCAAAGCGCAAGAATTGATGCGCAACCTGCATCAACAATATGATCATTTCCAGATGCAGCGTGCCAAAAAACGCCAAACACCTGTTCAATAGGCGTTAAGACCCAAACGCGCTGATCGACTTGATGGTAAAATCACCGGATTTGTTTGATAAAACAAGACCGCTAAAATCATCGCGGAAACCCTGATCTGTCATATCCATCAACAGCTTATCATCCAGAGAAACCGCCATGCGCCCAGCCTTACTGCGCGTCCAAACCAGTTTGTGGTTTTTCTGATCTTCCAGTTTCACGCTCTTATAACTGCCCACAACGGTTGAGCTGCTGGAATAATGGCGCACCAGTTGTAGAGCAGGGGAGCTACCTGATTGATAAACTAGGCGATAGCCGGTTTTTTGATTTGTCCCTTGATACGGGCCAAATTCCAAATGACCAGAATTTTGCCAGCTTGAAAGGTTTATTTCAAAACGAAAGGCATTATTGATCGGCTTGGACAGTGAAATCACAGACGCCGGTGTTTCTTTAGGGGTGACCGCTTGTTGCTGTTGGGGTTGTTGCTGGACTTTACCGCCTAACACAGCCCCCAGCACCCCGATGATGAGCTCT from the Candidatus Terasakiella magnetica genome contains:
- a CDS encoding group III truncated hemoglobin encodes the protein MTEKFSEINKDTLRVMLTAFYDDVQKDEMIGPIFTKKIGTTEEDWAPHMERVVKFWTSVLLNSKEYGGGFMIKHAALPKLEMDHFRRWMEIFMRAVEQHFATSQSIEITIKAQELMRNLHQQYDHFQMQRAKKRQTPVQ